A genomic segment from Vidua macroura isolate BioBank_ID:100142 chromosome Z, ASM2450914v1, whole genome shotgun sequence encodes:
- the LOC128822311 gene encoding LOW QUALITY PROTEIN: uncharacterized protein LOC128822311 (The sequence of the model RefSeq protein was modified relative to this genomic sequence to represent the inferred CDS: inserted 1 base in 1 codon; substituted 1 base at 1 genomic stop codon), which translates to MACFRPGLLPVPVAWEAEEAVEGAWPDPPTGVWPSGRPVPPTRGPPRGVVKEAGWEGPDVTEIDAELEVGPDAGAATDGRGRDIRLAGTRGASPEAAESDAYEVSAGPGSRSLLETEERLSLELAANGALDPEAMGHRSKRRSSMARAVVNMFRRQLGNLASKSYRSRIKCLLQISYQVNGILACIRNGGIRCGQQEQGGYPSPVLSTGEATPXVLCPVLAPQFRKDIEMPEHVQRRATRLVRGLEHKACEEQLRELRVFSLEKRRLRDDLITFYNSLKGGCSQVGLVSRXATDRTRDHSLKLHQGKYRLDIRKKFFTERVIKYWNGLPREVMESPSLDVFKKRLDVALSAMV; encoded by the exons atggcctgcttccggccAGGCCTGCTTCCGGTTCCAGTGGCATGGGAAGCAGAAGAGGCAGTAGAGGGGGcatggcctgacccacccaccgGGGTGTGGCCTTCCGGcaggcctgtcccacccaccaggggcccTCCCAGGGGCGTGGTcaaggaggcaggatgggagggtCCCGACGTCACGGAAATCGACGCAGAGTTGGAGGTGGGACCCGATGCGGGGGCGGCGACCGACGGAAGGGGAAGAGATATTAGGCTGGCAGGAACCCgagggg CTTCCCCCGAAGCTGCAGAGTCAGATGCCTACGAGGTGTCAGCAGGTCCAGGGAGCAGGAGTCTTCTTGAAACAGAAGAACGGCTGTCCCTGGAATTGGCGGCGAACGGCGCTTTGGATCCTGAAGCGATGGGTCACAGATCCAAGAGACGCTCTTCGAtggccagggcagtggtcaACATGTTCAGGCGCCAATT AGGAAACCTTGCTAGCAAGTCCTACCGCAGCAGGATCAAGTGCCTGCTACAAATCTCCTACCAG gtcaatggcatcctggcttgtatcAGGAATGGTGGTATcaggtgtggccagcaggagcagggaggttatccttcccctgtactcagcactggtgaggccacaccttgagtgctgtgtccagttctggcccctcagtttaggaaggacattgagatgcctgagcatgtccagaggagggcaacgaggctggtgaggggcttggaacacaaagcctgtgaggaacagctgagggagctgagggtgtttagcctggagaaaaggagactcagagatGACCTTATCACtttctacaactccctgaaaggtggctgtagtcaggtggggttggtctcta cagcaactgacagaaccagagatcatagtctcaagctgcaccaagggaaatataggttggatattaggaaaaagtttttcacagaaagagtgataaagtattggaatggtctgcccagggaagtgatggagtcaccatctctggatgtgtttaagaaaagactggatgtggcactcagtgccatggtttag